The DNA sequence TCTTCGCACTGGGTTTCGTGCTGCTCGCCCGAGTGCCGGTGCGGCGCGCGGTGGAGGCGGCGGGGAATCCTGTACCCGAGCGGATCTGACCGGGGATCCGCCGCATCCGAGGGGTCACAGCCGCGCGAATTCGGAACGAATTTCGACGTTCAAGCTAAGGGCCGGTAGTGTACGCCTTTGGCCTGCCAGGCGGACCGTTACTGCGTGCTTATGAAGTGAAGACGTTGGGTGACATCTGCTGCCAGATGTGACAAAACGGGCACTGGTGGGTACAACAAGGGGCGGTACGACGGGCGACGCATGACCCGGAGCGGGAATCTATACCGCCGACCGGACGTTGACCGGATGACGACGACAGCGACACCTGTCCTGTGGGCGACAAGCCCGGGAGGCACGATTCATGAGTGAGCGAGCTCTCCGCGGTACGCGGCTCGTGGTTACCAGCTACGAGACGGACCGCGGCATCGATCTGGCCCCGCGCCAGGCGGTGGAGTACGCATGCCAGAACGGACATCGATTTGAGATGCCGTTCTCGGTTGAGGCAGAAATTCCGCCGGAGTGGGAGTGCAAGGCGTGTGGCGCCATGGCACTCCTGGTTGACGGGGATGGGCCCGAAGAGAAGAAGGGCAAGCCTGCGCGAACGCACTGGGACATGCTCATGGAGCGGCGCACCCGCGAGGAGCTGGAGGAAGTGCTGGCCGAGAGGCTCGCGGTCCTTCGTTCCGGCGCCATGAACATTGCCGTGCATCCGCGGGACAGCCGCAAGTCCGCCTGACAGCCGGACGCCACAGCGGCAAGCAGCACCCGCGGCACCGCAAGACAGCACGAAGCCGAGGGGCCCCACCACACACTGTGTGGTGGGGCCCCTCGGCTTCGTGCTGTCTTGCGGTGCCGCGCTGAACGGTTCCCGGTCAGGGCGCTCAGGGGGTCAGTGTGGTCAGGGGGTCAGTGTGGTCAGGGGGTCAGCGGCCGGTGGCCGTTGTCGGGCCGCTGCGGCCCGTCCTCGCGGATGACCTCGCCGTGGATGACCTCGCCCGGGACGACCTTGCCGTCCGGGTAGTGGATCCGGGCCTGCTGGAAGGCGTCGCCGAAGGAGCCGGCCGGCGCGGAGGCCATCTTCCGCTCGAGGGAGCGGGCGGCCCGGCGGCCGATCAGGGAGCGGACCGGCGGGAGCAGGAGCAGCAGACCGGCCGCGTCGGAGATCAGGCCGGGCATCATGAGGAGCAGGCCGGCCAGCATGGTCAGCCCGTTGCCCGAGCCGGGCTTGCCGGGCTGCGGCGGAGTCGGCTGACGGCCCTCCTGGGCCTGCTGGAAGGTGTCCGTCAGGTTCTTGAAGGCACGTCGCCCGGCCCGCTTGATGACCACCGCACCCAGCACCAGGCCGCCCGCGAGCAGCAGGGCGACACCCCCGCCGCCGATCATTCCGGCGACCTGGCCGAGCAGCCAGATCTCCAGGATCAACCAGGCCGCGATGGCCAGGGGAAGGTACGTACGGGCGGGCGAACGCCGCCGGGGGGCCGTAGAGGTCGGAACTCCGGTCGTCATAACCCCAGTGTGCCTGGGCCGGAGTAAAGACGTCCTCAGCCGGAGGTACCGGACATCCCCTAGGGGTGGCGACCTCCCGCGCGGGCTACTTGTCCCGGGCCTTGCCCGTCCGCTTGCCCGTCAGCGTGTCCGACACCTTGCCCGAGAGCTTGCCGGCGTGCTCCTTGATGCCCCACTGGGTGACCCGCCAGAGGGCCTCCACCACGATGTCCTTGCTCATCTTGCTGTCGCCGAACTCGCGCTCGACGAAGGTGATGGGCACCTCGACCACGCGGAAGCCCTTCTGCACGGCCCGGCGGGCCAGGTCCACCTGGAAGCAGTAGCCGGCGGAGGCCACGTCGGCCAGGCCCAGCCCCTCGAGGGTCTCGCGGCGGAAGGCGCGGTAGCCGCCGGTCACGTCGCGGATCGGGACGCCCAGCATCAGCCGGGAGTACGTGGACCCGCCCCGGGAGAGGAACTCGCGGCTCTTGGGCCAGTTGACGACCCGGCCGCCCGGCACCCAGCGGGAGCCCAGCACCAGGTCGGCGCCCTCCAGGGCGGTGAGCAGCCTGGGCAGCTCCTCGGGCTGGTGGGAGCCGTCGGCGTCCATCTCGATGATGACGCCGTAGCCGTTCTCCAGGCCCCACCCGAAGCCGGCCAGGTAGGCGGCGCCGAGTCCTTCCTTGCCCTTGCGGTGCAGGACGTGGACCTGGTCGTCCGCGGCGGCCAGCTCGTCGGCGAGCTTTCCGGTGCCGTCAGGGCTGTTGTCGTCGGCGACCAGGACGTGGGCCCCGGGTACAGCCGCGCGGACGCGGCCGACGATCAGCCCGATGTTCTCCGCCTCGTTGTAGGTCGGAATGATCACCAAGGCCGTGCCGAGCGGTCCGTAGCTTCGCTGTCCGCCGTCGCTCACTGATTCCCCTTTTGCGTTCTCGTACATCCTGTACGTCGTGTCGCAGAGGATGATTTTAGAACAGCGATCGGGGCCCGCGGTCCTTCGGGCCGGACCGGCTCCCGCTGGCTGCGGGCCGCCTGACCGTTGTCTACTGGACCGCAGGGCCCCGATCTGAGGCCACCCGCCCCCAAGCCCCTTCGGAGCAGGGGGGAACCCCGCCCCACTCCTGCGAAGCAGGGGGGACACCCTTGCGGCGAAACCTTCCCTCGCCCCCGAGGCGCGGGCGCGGCTGTGCGATCGGCTCCGTCCGGTTCGGACGTCCGGTGGTGGACCCGGCCGAACCTATCCGGGTCCGGCCGCCCTCACCGAACCACGGCCACCCGGATCACCCCTGTGGCCGTACGAATACCTCCCGGCCGCCGACCACGGTGGCCAGGCAGACCGGCAGCTCGCCGCCGGGGGTCAGGTCCGGCAGTCCGGGGGTGCCCGAACGGGGGTCCGTGGACCAGCGGGCGACCCGGTCGTCGGGGGCCTGCACCACCAGTTCGGCCGTGTCCCAGACCGCGTAGTCGGCCGGGGCGCCGGGGACGAGGATGCCCGCGTCGTCGCGTCCCAGGGCCCGCCAGCCGCCCCGCGTGTGGGCCGCGAAGGCGGCCCGTGCGGAGATCCGGTGGGCGGGGGTGTGGTGGAAGGCGGCCGCCCGGACGGCGCCCCAGGGGTCGAGCGGGGTGACCGGGGCGTCGGAGCCGAAGGCGAGCGGGACGCCTGCCTTGAGCATGGCCGCGTACGGGTTGAGGGTGCGGGCGCGCTCGCCGCCGAGCCGGTCGGCGTACATGCCCTGCTCGCCGCCCCACAGCGCGTCGAAGGCGGGCTGCACGGAGGCCGTGAGGCCGAGCTCGGCGAAGGCCGCGATGGTGGCCGGGGTCATCATCTCGGCGTGCTCGACCCGGTGCCGGGCGGCACGGACGCGGTCCAGGCCGACCTTGTCGGCGGCGGCCCGGACCCCGGTGACCACGGCGGTGATCGCGGCGTCTCCGATGGCGTGGAAGCCCGCCTGGAGGCCCGCTTCGGTGCAGGCGGCGACGTGTTCGGCGACGGCCCGCGCGTCGAGGTAGTCGACGCCGGTGTGCTCCGCGTCGGCGTACGGGGCGTGCAGGCAGGCGGTGTGCGAGCCGAGGGCTCCGTCGACGAAGAGGTCGCCGGCGGCCCCGACCGCGCCGAGTTCCTTGACCCGGGCGAGGTCCCGGTCGGCCCAGTAGCCGAAGACACGGGGGCCGGGGTGGGTCCGCGCCAGCTCCAGGAGGGCGGTGAAGTCCTCCGGGGAGGAGATCTCCGGGCCGCCGCACTCGTGGACGGAGCCGATCCCGAGGGACGCGGCCCGGTCGAGGGCGGTCCGCTGGGCCTCGGCGCGCTGGGCCGGGGTGAGGGCGCCGAGCGCGGCGCGGCGTACGGCGTGGTGGGCGCCCTGGGTCAGCGGCTCGTCGGCGGCCTCGCGGACCTCGGGTACGAGCCGGAGCAGGGCCGTGGTCACCACGGCGGAGTGCGCGTCGATGCGGCTGAGGTAGAGCGGGCGGCCGCCGGTGGCCTCGTCGAGCTCCTGCCTGCGGGGGGCGCGGCGCTCGGGCCAGCGGGCGGCGTCCCAGCCGTGGCCGAGCAGCACCCGGTCGGCGGGGCGGCCATCCGCGTACGCGCGCACGCGCTGGAGGGCTTCGGCGAGGGAGGCGGCCGTGGAGAGGTCCAGGCCGGTCAGGGCGAGGCCGGCGGAGGTGGTGTGCACGTGGGCGTCGGTGAAGGCGGGGGTGACGAGCGCCCCGCCGAGGTCGACGACCTCGTCCACGCCCTGCGCGAAGGCGTCCGCGGCGCCCTCGGAGCCGACCCAGGCGATGTGGCCGCGCTCCACGATCATCGCGGTGGCGAAGGGATCGGCGGGGCTGTGGACCTCGCCGCCGCGCAGGAGGACCGTACGGGGGCCTCCGGCGGTGGGGCTGGAGTCGGCGGTGCGGGGGCCTCCGGCGGCGTTGGCGGAGTCGGCGGTGCGGTCTGTCATGCCGACAGTCTGGCGGGTGCGTTCCCGGTTCCGGACCGCGGCCCCTTCGCAGGGGGTCCGGGGGCGATTCCCCTACCCGCCCTTCGCCCGTTCCCCGGGGGCCTGGCCCCGGACCCCCGCTCCTCAAACGCCGGAGGGGCTGGGGTTGGCCGGAGGGGCTGATTTACACCCGGGGCGGGCGGGCCTCGTACGGGGTGGAGAGGACCACCGTCGTGCGGGTGGAGACGTGGGCCAGGGCGCGCAGGCGGCCCAGGAGGTCTTCCAGCTCGAGCGGGGTGGCCACGCGGACCTTGAGGATGTAGTTCTCGTCGCCCGCGACGCTGTGGCAGGCCTCGATCTCGGGAACCCCGGACAGCCGGTCCGCGATGTCGTCGGGTGCGCTCGGGTCGAAGGGCTTGACCGAGATGAAGGCCGTGAGGGGGAGACCGACGGCCTCCGGGTCCACGACGGCCGCGTACCCGCGGATGACACCGCGCTGCTCCAGCCGGCGTACTCGCTGATGGACCGCCGACGTGGACAGTCCGGTGGCCTTGCCCAGGTCCGTGTAGCTCATCCGCCCGTCCCGCACGAGCAGATCCACGATCTGGCGGTCCAGCTCCTCCATTGCGCTCATAGCCGCACAACTTACGTCCCCGAACCGTTCAGGCCCAGCCGTGTCCACGGATTGAGGTGGCACCTGCGGCAGGCATGTGACCAAGGCCACAGGGGTATGCGGGCGTACGGCGGCCTGATGTGGTTACTCGTGCCGCGCGACGGGAAGTGCTTGGGGTGGCCGTGGCCGAAGAACCTGCCCGCCCGGCCCACCCAAGGGGGAGTACATCCATGCTGAACACCAAGCGCGCCGGTCGTACCGAACCGGAGCCCCTGGAAATCGTCGAGAGCGGTTACGCCGATGACGACGACTACCTCGAATACTCCGAGGGCTTCGAGATCCACCACGCGACCTGCCCCGACTGCGGCCAGTCGATCGCGCTCGTCGCGGACGAGGAGTTCCTGCCGGAGCACGCCCTCTGCCTGACCCCGTGGAACCCCTTCGGGCTCACGGTGTGCGCGGGCACCGGACGGCCCGCCTCCGACGCGCTGCCCACCCTCGGCTTCGGTGACGACGAGCCCGCCGAGGAACTCGAGCTGGAGCCCGTCGTCCACCTGGCGCTACCGCAGGGGCTGGACTGGCGGACGCAGCCCTTCTCGCACGTCGGCGGCCCCGGCTCGCGTCCCGTGCGGATGCCGGCGCTCGCGGCGATGCCGCAGATGCGCCAGCACGCGCAGGCCGCCTGAGCCCCGGGCCGAGCGGCCGCCGGGGGTCTACCAGTACGTTCCCTGCACCATGGCGGTGAGGCTGGCATGGTGCAGGATCAAGCTGTCGGGATCCGCCGGGATCTCCACCTCGCCGAAGTGCGCCTGCCGGTAGGCGATGCGCAGCATCACGATCCCGTGCCGCAGGGCGGCGTAGAGCGTGTGGAACTCCATGTCCCGCGGCGTGTGCCCGGTGAGTTCGGCGTACCGGCGCTCTATGTCCTCGCGGCGCAGGAAGCCCGGCAGGCCCGGCTGGCCGAAGCTGACGGTCAGGTCCTGGAAGAAGCGGTGCAGGTAGACCGTCCAGCCCAGATCGACCTCGCGCGGGGCGCAGGCCGCCATCTCCCAGTCGAGTACGGCCACGGGTTCAAAGCCGTCGGCCTCGTAGATGACGTTGCCGATGCGCGCGTCGCCCCAGTTGAGGACGGCCGGGCCGCCCTCGTCGTCCGGCCAGAGCTCTTCGAGGCGGGCGAACGCCCGCTCCAGTAGCGGTGATCGGGACTTCCCCGCCACCACCCAGTCGTAGTAGGCGCGTTGGGACTCTACGTGGCGGCGCAGCGGGCTCCCGTCGCCGTCCGGGAGGAGGAACCACGCCTCCTCCGGCGGGAACTGGTCGTGCAGACGGCCGAGCAGCGCGATGCTCGACTCCTGGAGCGCGGCGCGCTGCGCGTCGGTCGCGGCGTGCAGCCAGTTCCCCTCGTAGGTGTAGGGCATCACGTCGGGCGGTACGCGCCCTTCGGCGCGGGCCATCACGAAGAACGGGGCCCCGAGCGGGCCCGGGTCCTCCTCCAGCCACTGCACGCGCGGGACCGGCAGGTCGGTGTGGGCGGCGACCAGGCTCATGACCCGGTGCTGGCGGGGCATGTCGTAGGTGGGGAAGACGGTGTAGGCGGCCGGGTCGGCGGCGAGGCGCAGGGCGCAGGCGCGGATCGGGGCGTCGGGGTGGTCGATGTCGAAGAGCAGGGTCTCGCTGGACATCCCGTTGGAGCCGGGGACGGAGATGTTGGTGACCTTGGCGCCGGGGAGCTCGGTGTCGAGCCAGGCGGCGAGGCGCCGGCCCAGCTCCTCGGGTTCGCGGGTGGAGGTACGGGGGCGCGGTGCCGGTCCTGCCATGGGAAACCCCTTCTCTGGCTTGGCTGTTGGGTGTGAGGTGCCGGTCGCCGTGACAGGCCCTAAGGGGCCACCGAGCTGTAGTCGGCGAAGCCGCTGGGGTCGTGGCGGCCGAAGCTGCCGTGCTCGAAGATGCCGTAGCCGGTGCGGCCTTCGAGGGTGAAGCGGGCCGAGTGGTCGGTGACGCCGAAGGCGGCCATGGGGTGGGCCGCGGGGTCGGAGAGGTCGTAGGTGCGGCGGTCGGTCCAGCCGCGGCCCTGCCAGGTGCCGTGCTGCCAGTCGGAGGCGGGCGGGTAGCCGGCCCCGACGGCGAGCGGGGAGGAGTTCAGGATCTCCACGCCGAGTTCCAGGGGTTTGCGGCCGGCCGGATCGGTGAGGTGGACGACGGCGCTCTCGGGGTGGCGGCCGCCCGGTCGGTAGCGGATGTCGGTGTGCGGCCAGCCGAGCTGCACGTCGTGGCGGCCGCTGCCCTCGGGGAAGACCTGGACGGCCTCACTGAGGGCCCGGTGGCCGTCGGCGTCCTCCTGGGTGATGACCATGAGGAAGCGGTCCTCGAACCGGACGGGGATCCAGAGCCAGTGGAAGCCCTCGGGCCGGTGCTCCTCGGCGGCCCGGCCGCCCTCCTCGCCGGGGATCGGGCGCACGCCCCAGCTGCGGTCGCGGGTGCCGGTCCAGTCGGCGTCGAGGGTGAACTCCTCGCCCTTGGCACGGATGGTGCCGGTGACGCTGCCCGCCTGGACGAAGCGGCGACCTTCGAGGATCAGGCGGTCACCCCGGCGCTGGGTGTGGTGCGGCTCCCACACGGCGGGGAACTCCGCGGTCCAGGCGATCTCGTACGAGAGCCCGTCGGGGTCCTCGGGGTCGGCGGCGCAGGTGAGGGTGATCCGCCGGAGGGGTTCGTCGACGGTGATGCGCAGCGGGCCGACGGAGAGGTTCATGCGGTCGTCGGTGAGGGCGTCGGAGGCCCGGACCGCGAGGAGTTCGTCGCCGACGCGGAGGGTGGCGTAGGCGTCGATGACGCCGGCGTTGGGGTAGACCCCGAGGCCGAGGATCAGAACGGCGCGGCCCGCGTGGTCGAAGACGTGGAAGATGCAGCGGTCGTAGGCGTTGCGGTCGCCGGTGACGAGGTGCTTCATCGACAACGGGGCCTGGTGGATGGGGTATTCATCGAGCGGTACGGGCCGGTCGGCGGGCATGACGAACCTCCGGATACGGGTGCGAGGGATGACACCTGAGCGGAAATGACGGTACGTCAGATTGCGGGGCGGGGGCCAGAGTTGTGGCACAGACTGTCAGGGAGACACGTCGTGCGGGGGCCCGGTTGGGGCGGGCCGTCGACGGGGGGCGGGCCCTCCTGGGCGTGGGCCCCCTGGGGGTGCGGGGTTGACCCCGGGGTGGGGCCCGGCGGGCCGGGGTGTGCTCGCCGGGGGTGCTCCCCGGCCGGGCGCCCGGAGCTCTGGTCGGTCGGCACCGAACCCGCGGCGCCCTGCGGGGCTGTCCCCTACCCGCCCTTCCACCGTTCCCCGGGGCTACGCCCCGGACCCGTCGCCGGGTGCGGCGCCGTTTCGGGGGGCTTGCCCCGCACGGTTCCCAGGGGCTGCGTCCCACACCCGTTGCCGGGTACGGCACCACTTCGGGGGACCTGCCCCCGCACAGTTCCCAGGGGCTGCGTCCCGGACCCGTTGCCGGGTGCGGCACCGTTTCGGGGGGCCTGCCCCCGCGCCCCCGCGCCTCAAACGCCGGGCGGGGCTGGAGTTTTGGCCGGCGTCGGGCTGCAGGGGTGCGGCGAGCACGGCTCGGGTGGTGTCGGGGGTGGGGACAGGTCGAACGGATGGGCGGGGTTACCCGTGGGTCCGGTGACGCGTTGGCCCGGTATGACCACGATGGAGACTTCCACGCCGAGGGTGGGGCGCCGCCGAAGGGCGCCGGCCGCAGGGTACGAAGAATCGGTTCGGCAGGCCCCCGACCCGCCCATCTACAGCGCGCTGCTCACCCGGTGGGAGGCGGACGGCCGGACCGTGCCGGGGCAGCGCGATCCGGAGTGGTCCCGGATCGCCTCCTCGCCCATCTGGCCGACCGGCCCCCTCTTCGGCGGCGGCTGACCGCTCACAGAGCGATCAGGCCCGCCGCCGTCGGGCGGAAACCGCACCGGGCGAGGAACGCGCCGAGGTGCGGCTCGTAGTCCACGTGGAACCACTGCGCGCCCGCACTCCGAGCCCGTGGCGGCGCTCGTCCGGGTGCACCGTGGTGTCGAGAGGACGAAGGCGTGCGCGCCCCCGTCCCAGGCCACGTTGACGTAGCCGACGAGCCGCCCGCCGCTGCGTGCCGCGATCCAGGTCAGGCCGTGGGCCAGGACCGGCGCGAAGGACGTGTCCCGGGCCGGCCTGTCAGCGGGATTCCGGCCCCGCCAGGTGGCGGGCGATCACCATGCGCTGGATCTGGTTCGTGCCTTCCACGATCTGGAGGACCTTCGCTTCGCGCATCAGCCGCTCGACCGGGAAGTCCGCCGTGTAGCCGTAGCCGCCCAGCACCTGGACCGCGTCCGTCGTGACGGCCATCGCCGCGTCGGTGCAGAAGAGCTTGGCCATCGCCGCCTGGCGGGAGAAGGGCTTGCCCGCGTCCCGCAGCCGGGCCGCCGCGAGGTACAGCGCGCGGCCCGCCTCGATCTTCGTCGCCATGTCGGCCAGCATGAACCGCAGGCCCTGGAAGTCCGCGATGGGGTGTCCGAACTGCTTGCGGTCCAGGGCGTAGGCCAGGGCCTCGTCCAGGGCGGCCTGGGCCACGCCGATCGCGCACGCGGCGATGCCGAGGCGGCCCGCGTCCAGGGCGGCGAGGGCGATGGTGAAGCCCTGGCCCTCCTCGCCGATGCGGCGCGAGTCGGGGACCCGGACGCCGTCGAAGTTCAGCTGGGCGGTGGGCGAGCCCTTCATGCCCATCTTCTTCTCGGGGACCGCGGCCGTGAGGCCCTCCGCGTCGCCCGGGACCAGG is a window from the Streptomyces sp. NBC_01244 genome containing:
- a CDS encoding acyl-CoA dehydrogenase family protein — encoded protein: MTDRAPQVDRSLPTEESRDLLALVREIAQREIRPRAAEEEDAGSFPREVFGLLSEAGLLGLPYAGEFGGGDQPYEVYLQVLEELAAARLTVGLGVSVHSLACHGLAGYGTKEQQAAHLPAMLGGGLLGAYCLSEPASGSDAASLTTKAVRDGDGWVINGTKAWITHGGVADFYTVLARTGVAGPKGITAFLVPGDAEGLTAAVPEKKMGMKGSPTAQLNFDGVRVPDSRRIGEEGQGFTIALAALDAGRLGIAACAIGVAQAALDEALAYALDRKQFGHPIADFQGLRFMLADMATKIEAGRALYLAAARLRDAGKPFSRQAAMAKLFCTDAAMAVTTDAVQVLGGYGYTADFPVERLMREAKVLQIVEGTNQIQRMVIARHLAGPESR
- a CDS encoding amidohydrolase — encoded protein: MTDRTADSANAAGGPRTADSSPTAGGPRTVLLRGGEVHSPADPFATAMIVERGHIAWVGSEGAADAFAQGVDEVVDLGGALVTPAFTDAHVHTTSAGLALTGLDLSTAASLAEALQRVRAYADGRPADRVLLGHGWDAARWPERRAPRRQELDEATGGRPLYLSRIDAHSAVVTTALLRLVPEVREAADEPLTQGAHHAVRRAALGALTPAQRAEAQRTALDRAASLGIGSVHECGGPEISSPEDFTALLELARTHPGPRVFGYWADRDLARVKELGAVGAAGDLFVDGALGSHTACLHAPYADAEHTGVDYLDARAVAEHVAACTEAGLQAGFHAIGDAAITAVVTGVRAAADKVGLDRVRAARHRVEHAEMMTPATIAAFAELGLTASVQPAFDALWGGEQGMYADRLGGERARTLNPYAAMLKAGVPLAFGSDAPVTPLDPWGAVRAAAFHHTPAHRISARAAFAAHTRGGWRALGRDDAGILVPGAPADYAVWDTAELVVQAPDDRVARWSTDPRSGTPGLPDLTPGGELPVCLATVVGGREVFVRPQG
- a CDS encoding Lrp/AsnC family transcriptional regulator translates to MEELDRQIVDLLVRDGRMSYTDLGKATGLSTSAVHQRVRRLEQRGVIRGYAAVVDPEAVGLPLTAFISVKPFDPSAPDDIADRLSGVPEIEACHSVAGDENYILKVRVATPLELEDLLGRLRALAHVSTRTTVVLSTPYEARPPRV
- a CDS encoding phosphotransferase family protein, which translates into the protein MAGPAPRPRTSTREPEELGRRLAAWLDTELPGAKVTNISVPGSNGMSSETLLFDIDHPDAPIRACALRLAADPAAYTVFPTYDMPRQHRVMSLVAAHTDLPVPRVQWLEEDPGPLGAPFFVMARAEGRVPPDVMPYTYEGNWLHAATDAQRAALQESSIALLGRLHDQFPPEEAWFLLPDGDGSPLRRHVESQRAYYDWVVAGKSRSPLLERAFARLEELWPDDEGGPAVLNWGDARIGNVIYEADGFEPVAVLDWEMAACAPREVDLGWTVYLHRFFQDLTVSFGQPGLPGFLRREDIERRYAELTGHTPRDMEFHTLYAALRHGIVMLRIAYRQAHFGEVEIPADPDSLILHHASLTAMVQGTYW
- a CDS encoding RNA polymerase-binding protein RbpA gives rise to the protein MSERALRGTRLVVTSYETDRGIDLAPRQAVEYACQNGHRFEMPFSVEAEIPPEWECKACGAMALLVDGDGPEEKKGKPARTHWDMLMERRTREELEEVLAERLAVLRSGAMNIAVHPRDSRKSA
- a CDS encoding polyprenol monophosphomannose synthase: MYENAKGESVSDGGQRSYGPLGTALVIIPTYNEAENIGLIVGRVRAAVPGAHVLVADDNSPDGTGKLADELAAADDQVHVLHRKGKEGLGAAYLAGFGWGLENGYGVIIEMDADGSHQPEELPRLLTALEGADLVLGSRWVPGGRVVNWPKSREFLSRGGSTYSRLMLGVPIRDVTGGYRAFRRETLEGLGLADVASAGYCFQVDLARRAVQKGFRVVEVPITFVEREFGDSKMSKDIVVEALWRVTQWGIKEHAGKLSGKVSDTLTGKRTGKARDK
- the fxsA gene encoding FxsA family membrane protein, giving the protein MTTGVPTSTAPRRRSPARTYLPLAIAAWLILEIWLLGQVAGMIGGGGVALLLAGGLVLGAVVIKRAGRRAFKNLTDTFQQAQEGRQPTPPQPGKPGSGNGLTMLAGLLLMMPGLISDAAGLLLLLPPVRSLIGRRAARSLERKMASAPAGSFGDAFQQARIHYPDGKVVPGEVIHGEVIREDGPQRPDNGHRPLTP